A genomic stretch from Schistosoma haematobium chromosome 4, whole genome shotgun sequence includes:
- the CCNB1IP1 gene encoding cyclin B1 interacting protein 1, E3 ubiquitin protein ligase (EggNog:ENOG410V901~COG:O) produces MLVCNYRKCRQPLKICAVGTVCKHIFCINHSPLQLKTPDGTFQCPACKYRLKENSDIIEVDLQPCEQFRSMILMGQTPDTVFDVCRRAIEFFTLQTAQGVKYLEYINYKLEEKYKNMEIQCKSLLGNLEQKINKLQNEKDAIEKECEELRDKLVASTHKLSQLEGDISRLNLSKRSDSDRTCFSDHIHIRSAQSTQSSDTLNPKFPRCSPDSTYPSPFCLGNRQSHFNFSKRSEISSSNLFLAHTSRKSPTKMLLPNHFLNNSLRNLSKISSKPLYK; encoded by the exons ATGCTTGTGTGCAACTACAGAAAATGTAGACAGCCCTTGAAAATCTGTGCCGTTGGCACTGTATGCAAGCACATTTTCTGCATTAATCACAGTCCTCTTCAACTTAAAACTCCTGACGGAACATTTCAGTGCCCAGCCTGTAAATACCGActtaaagaaaattctgatatAATCGAA GTTGATCTACAGCCGTGCGAACAGTTTAGAAGCATGATTCTGATGGGTCAAACACCTGACACAGTTTTTGATGTGTGTCGAAGAGCTATTGAATTCTTCACCTTACAAACAGCTCAGGGAGTTAAATATTTAGAGTATATTAATTACAAACTGGAAGAAAAGTATAAAAACATGGAAATTCAGTGCAAGTCGTTGTTGGGCAATCTTGAACAGAAAATTAACAAACTACAAAATGAAAAGGATGCT ATAGAAAAGGAATGTGAAGAACTAAGAGACAAACTGGTTGCATCAACCCATAAATTGTCACAACTCGAAGGAGATATTAGTAGGTTAAATCTATCTAAACGATCTGACTCCGACCGAACTTGTTTTTCCGATCATATACATATCAGATCAGCACAATCAACTCAGTCTTCAGATACTCTAAATCCAAAGTTTCCTAGATGCTCACCTGACTCGACGTACCCAAGTCCTTTTTGTCTGGGTAATCGTCAATCACATTTTAATTTCTCGAAACGGTCTGAGATTAGTTCATCTAATTTGTTTTTAGCCCATACTTCACGCAAATCACCGACTAAAATGCTACTTCCTAACCATTTTCTAAACAATAGCCTTCGAAATCTTTCAAAAATTTCCAGTAAACCTCTTTACAAGTga